One Triticum dicoccoides isolate Atlit2015 ecotype Zavitan chromosome 5B, WEW_v2.0, whole genome shotgun sequence genomic window carries:
- the LOC119310072 gene encoding uncharacterized protein LOC119310072 translates to MSLSSAVQWWEDWQLRILVLGSLFVQWLLFFSASMRKLPIHSVYRYVIWMSYLGSDALAIYALATLFNRQGRQDCSSGQGNSILEVVWAPVLLIHLGGQDLITAYNIEDNELWTRHIFTSVSQVTVAIYVFCKSWPGGDMRLLLASICLFVVGILKCVEKPQALRSASINSLVSSSGPALRRNTDGEGGINSLEDYVKKARAFVQTNPRHQAQEGDAQAQGEHAAMDIEADYQPRAHGEVTTMDIQPDHHPLSSSTWKSRLNQIIEERSRRYKQRVKEIKSLVDDYNMTLEVYKLFLDLASSYHDRLAILEFIWVRDGNQAYGLLQNRLSGAFDLLYTKRKMFSLMEKRRKENSTIWVFLSDCVRVSAAFLPWAAISLFHKSHRDAYNANDVKVTYALLCCTAVLEICSSCMTMRDQGYAGSDQGEASSGSRVAKYKQARRKVVLHLRVIVIWFQCPPIMDWLANLLRALRQFSSKALLNSFVAQYNLVWFFACNKRRSSWKMHIAKFFNCKDFVDQYCGSMVPCNSTVAITELVLEYVKKGWEDQIKDADSYWKFNDRRGWGTLQVNKCDQELGYSLRRPFDESVLLWHIATDFCFYYIGASADHQCATAQCIQDASGEGHGCAVWCERSPHHERANRCRELSNYMIYLLFINPEMLLPGTRRNLFTTANADLEEILKDENTSLKKILKDEPSLMEILGKKDSNIWIIWKVLFDAKRKWREETKRGLVQTVISKVQSTECSEVVACTKLSPNAETISKKQPTECIELPSDAEILSKVQPTQGFIIDAWKLAEALLDFGDEKKMWEVIEGVWVEMLCFSASKCRGYLHAKSLGTGGELLTYIWLLLSHMGMETLPERLQRAEFSSEEGNAGASSSTSQVSDPTGEAIV, encoded by the coding sequence ATGAGCCTCTCAAGTGCTGTGCAATGGTGGGAGGACTGGCAACTGCGCATCCTCGTTCTCGGCAGCCTCTTTGTTCAGTGGCTCCTCTTCTTTTCTGCCAGCATGCGTAAGCTCCCTATCCATTCTGTGTACAGATACGTAATATGGATGTCATACCTGGGCAGCGACGCTCTGGCCATATACGCCCTTGCCACCCTCTTCAACCGCCAGGGGAGGCAAGATTGTAGCTCTGGGCAAGGCAATAGCATTCTGGAGGTGGTATGGGCACCGGTTCTCCTGATCCACCTGGGAGGGCAGGACCTCATAACTGCCtacaacattgaagacaatgagcTATGGACGCGACACATCTTCACCTCTGTATCTCAGGTCACCGTAGCCATCTACGTGTTCTGCAAATCATGGCCAGGCGGCGACATGAGGTTGTTGCTGGCATCAATCTGTTTATTCGTCGTGGGGATCCTCAAATGCGTTGAGAAACCCCAGGCTCTCAGGAGCGCTAGCATTAACAGCCTAGTCAGCTCTTCTGGCCCTGCTCTGAGAAGGAACACAGACGGAGAAGGCGGGATCAATTCGCTTGAAGACTACGTGAAAAAAGCAAGGGCTTTTGTCCAGACCAACCCCCGTCATCAAGCACAAGAAGGTGATGCTCAAGCACAAGGAGAACACGCTGCCATGGACATTGAGGCCGACTATCAGCCTCGAGCACATGGAGAAGTTACCACCATGGATATTCAGCCTGACCACCATCCTCTGTCCTCGAGCACATGGAAAAGCCGCCTAAACCAAATAATAGAAGAAAGAAGCCGCCGTTACAAACAAAGGGTAAAAGAAATAAAAAGCCTAGTTGATGACTATAATATGACCCTTGAGGTCTATAAGCTATTTCTGGACCTTGCATCATCGTATCATGATCGGCTTGCTATCCTTGAATTCATCTGGGTACGTGATGGAAACCAAGCATATGGTTTGTTGCAAAACAGGCTATCCGGCGCGTTCGATCTTCTCTACACCAAAAGAAAGATGTTCAGCCTAATGGaaaaaagacgcaaggaaaactcaACAATCTGGGTTTTTCTTTCTGACTGCGTACGTGTATCAGCTGCATTTCTGCCATGGGCAGCCATCAGCCTCTTCCACAAGAGTCACAGAGATGCTTATAATGCTAACGATGTGAAGGTTACCTATGCCTTGTTATGTTGTACAGCAGTGCTGGAGATTTGCTCTTCTTGCATGACCATGAGAGACCAAGGCTATGCCGGTTCTGACCAAGGGGAAGCCAGTTCTGGTTCTCGGGTTGCTAAATATAAACAGGCAAGAAGAAAAGTTGTGCTGCATTTAAGAGTAATTGTTATCTGGTTCCAGTGTCCACCGATCATGGACTGGCTCGCTAACCTTCTTAGGGCACTAAGACAGTTCAGCAGTAAGGCACTCTTAAATAGCTTTGTAGCCCAATATAATCTGGTATGGTTCTTTGCATGTAACAAAAGGCGGTCCTCCTGGAAGATGCACATCGCGAAATTCTTTAACTGCAAGGACTTTGTTGACCAGTATTGTGGGTCCATGGTGCCCTGCAACTCAACCGTTGCAATTACAGAGTTGGTTCTGGAGTATGTGAAGAAAGGATGGGAAGATCAAATAAAAGATGCCGACAGTTATTGGAAGTTCAATGATCGCAGGGGCTGGGGGACTCTTCAGGTCAACAAGTGCGACCAAGAGCTGGGCTACAGCTTAAGGAGACCATTCGATGAGAGTGTTCTTCTCTGGCACATCGCCACGGATTTCTGCTTCTACTACATTGGCGCATCAGCAGATCACCAGTGTGCCACTGCTCAGTGTATTCAAGATGCTTCTGGTGAGGGTCATGGGTGTGCTGTTTGGTGTGAAAGATCTCCTCATCATGAAAGAGCCAATCGGTGCAGAGAACTGTCCAACTACATGATCTACCTACTCTTTATCAATCCTGAGATGTTATTGCCTGGCACTAGGCGGAATCTGTTCACAACTGCTAATGCGGATCTGGAGGAGATCCTCAAGGATGAAAATACATCGCTCAAAAAGATTCTCAAGGACGAGCCTTCACTCATGGAGATCTTGGGGAAAAAAGATTCAAATATCTGGATTATTTGGAAGGTCTTGTTCGACGCCAAAAGAAAATGGCGTGAGGAGACCAAAAGAGGACTTGTGCAAACAGTAATCTCCAAGGTGCAGTCCACAGAATGCAGTGAAGTTGTCGCATGCACAAAATTGTCACCGAATGCAGAGACAATCTCCAAGAAGCAGCCCACAGAATGCATAGAATTGCCGTCAGATGCAGAGATACTCTCCAAGGTGCAGCCCACACAAGGTTTTATCATTGATGCATGGAAGCTTGCTGAAGCATTGTTAGATTTTGGTGATGAGAAGAAGATGTGGGAGGTGATTGAAGGCGTGTGGGTGGAGATGCTCTGCTTCTCGGCCAGTAAGTGCCGAGGGTACCTACATGCCAAGAGTTTGGGCACTGGCGGGGAGCTGCTCACATATATCTGGCTCCTGCTGTCGCACATGGGGATGGAGACCTTGCCGGAGAGGCTGCAGAGGGCGGAGTTTTCAAGTGAAGAAGGAAATGCCGGTGCCTCTTCATCGACTTCCCAGGTCAGCGATCCCACCGGGGAAGCCATTGTTTGA